One window from the genome of Castellaniella sp. MT123 encodes:
- a CDS encoding SUMF1/EgtB/PvdO family nonheme iron enzyme, with the protein MLTLALTAIVSVASAAAAIDHAIDVVPVPAGTFTYQAAGEFLNQGHPVDAPRVQGQVEPGRAIMRRQVSQADYARCVQAGACKRLDKGFRNATSPDLPAVGVSWADATAYSAWLSSETGQRWRLPVYAEWVRAAADRYREEGALPSDPNDPAVRWLAEYDREITRSEGRIKPAQPFGHFGVNTLGVSDMAGNVWEWTDTCFARHSIGTLPLAPRENCGVRILAGSHVAALPDFIRDPRNGACSIGLPPANLGFRLIRED; encoded by the coding sequence ATGCTGACCCTCGCCCTGACGGCAATCGTCTCGGTGGCGTCGGCTGCCGCCGCAATCGATCACGCCATCGATGTCGTGCCGGTTCCCGCCGGCACCTTCACCTACCAGGCAGCGGGCGAATTCCTGAATCAGGGGCATCCGGTGGACGCGCCGCGCGTGCAGGGGCAGGTGGAACCCGGCCGGGCCATCATGCGCCGCCAGGTCAGCCAGGCCGACTATGCCCGTTGCGTCCAGGCGGGTGCCTGCAAGCGGCTGGACAAGGGATTCCGGAATGCAACGTCGCCTGACTTGCCCGCAGTGGGCGTCAGCTGGGCGGATGCGACCGCCTATTCGGCCTGGCTATCCAGCGAAACCGGGCAGCGCTGGCGATTGCCCGTGTATGCCGAATGGGTGCGGGCCGCGGCGGACCGTTATCGCGAGGAAGGCGCGCTGCCGTCGGACCCGAATGACCCGGCCGTGCGCTGGCTGGCGGAATACGACCGCGAGATCACCCGTAGCGAGGGCCGGATCAAGCCGGCCCAGCCTTTCGGGCACTTCGGGGTCAATACCCTGGGGGTCAGCGACATGGCGGGCAATGTCTGGGAATGGACCGACACCTGCTTTGCCCGCCACAGCATCGGGACCTTGCCCCTGGCGCCGCGCGAAAACTGTGGTGTGCGCATCCTGGCCGGATCGCACGTGGCGGCGCTGCCCGATTTCATCCGGGATCCGCGCAACGGCGCCTGTTCCATCGGCCTGCCGCCGGCCAACCTGGGCTTCCGGCTGATCCGCGAAGACTAA
- the nirK gene encoding copper-containing nitrite reductase has product MKVFRLCMAATALASLLAGGVATADPADQLEHIRPMLVAPPNVMAHEQATKAKPKVVEFTMTIEEKKIVVDEEKGTTLQAMTFNGTMPGPTMVVHEGDYVQLTLINSSKNTLEHNIDFHAATGALGGGALTKIKPGEQTVLRFKADRTGAFIYHCAPEGMVAWHVVSGMSGTLMVLPREGLTDGHGKKLHYDKAYTIGEFDLYIPKDENGNYKSYDTPLESYGDTVEVMRKLTPTHVVFNGKVGALTGKNAMTAKVGETVLFIHSAANRDTRPHLIGGHGDYVWDGGKFANAPDRNLETWFVPGGSVGVALYKFKQPGVYAYVNHNLIEAFELGAAGHVKVEGKWNNDLMKQVVAPSPIK; this is encoded by the coding sequence ATGAAGGTATTTCGTCTGTGTATGGCAGCCACCGCCTTGGCGTCTCTGTTGGCCGGCGGCGTGGCAACCGCAGACCCTGCCGACCAGCTGGAGCACATCCGCCCCATGCTGGTTGCCCCCCCCAATGTGATGGCCCACGAGCAAGCCACCAAGGCCAAGCCCAAGGTTGTCGAATTCACGATGACGATCGAAGAAAAGAAGATCGTGGTCGATGAGGAAAAAGGGACGACGCTGCAGGCGATGACCTTCAACGGCACGATGCCTGGCCCGACCATGGTCGTGCACGAAGGCGACTACGTGCAGCTGACCCTGATCAACTCCAGCAAGAACACGCTGGAACATAACATCGACTTCCACGCCGCGACCGGGGCGCTGGGCGGCGGCGCGCTGACCAAGATCAAGCCGGGCGAACAGACCGTGCTGCGCTTCAAGGCCGACCGCACCGGGGCGTTCATCTATCACTGCGCGCCCGAAGGCATGGTGGCCTGGCACGTGGTGTCGGGCATGAGCGGCACCCTGATGGTCCTGCCGCGCGAAGGCCTGACCGATGGACACGGCAAGAAGCTGCATTACGACAAGGCCTACACCATCGGCGAATTCGACCTGTACATTCCCAAGGATGAGAACGGCAACTACAAATCCTACGACACGCCGCTGGAAAGCTACGGCGACACCGTCGAGGTCATGCGCAAGCTGACCCCGACGCACGTGGTGTTCAACGGCAAGGTCGGCGCCCTGACCGGCAAGAACGCGATGACGGCGAAGGTCGGCGAGACGGTGCTGTTCATCCACTCGGCGGCCAACCGCGACACTCGTCCGCACCTGATCGGCGGTCACGGCGACTACGTCTGGGATGGGGGCAAGTTCGCGAACGCGCCCGACCGCAATCTGGAAACCTGGTTCGTTCCCGGCGGTTCGGTCGGTGTGGCGTTGTACAAGTTCAAGCAGCCGGGCGTCTACGCCTATGTGAACCACAACCTGATCGAAGCCTTCGAACTGGGGGCGGCCGGTCACGTGAAGGTGGAAGGCAAGTGGAACAACGACCTGATGAAGCAGGTCGTGGCACCCAGCCCCATCAAGTAA
- a CDS encoding c-type cytochrome: protein MLKTLSIAALSLALIPALSMATDAGTLQKGEKLYKSACIACHSTGAANAPKLGSKDAWAPIIARGMDEMVSVATNGKGAMPARGGTKADDESLRAAIEYMVSRVK from the coding sequence ATGTTGAAGACCCTGAGCATTGCGGCCCTGAGCCTGGCCCTGATTCCCGCCCTGTCGATGGCGACCGACGCCGGTACCCTGCAAAAGGGTGAAAAGCTGTACAAATCGGCATGCATTGCCTGCCACAGCACGGGTGCCGCCAATGCCCCGAAGCTGGGCAGCAAGGACGCATGGGCGCCGATCATTGCCCGTGGCATGGACGAAATGGTCAGCGTGGCCACCAACGGCAAGGGCGCGATGCCGGCTCGTGGGGGCACCAAGGCCGATGACGAATCCCTGCGGGCCGCCATCGAATACATGGTCAGCCGCGTGAAATAA
- a CDS encoding C45 family peptidase, with translation MTTTTSPLSWLDAHGSHHEIGLALGRWGADACRRHLIHSQAWAQVMEYRHHPGIPALRALLHHSFPWVEHELAGLADGLGLAHEDVFLWNCRGDLWAHAPDGCTTVLAPQRLSHNEDGDPGFTGACGLARVRPIDAPAFISFIYPGSLPGHTFAVNHAGLVITVNNIRARRADFTGLPRMVLTRALLATQTPSQAVALLQSHARMGAFHLGIGQIATACTWSVEFSQTAVSVQPVRQARRIHANHAIHEAQRTLPQVITASSAHRQARGETLLAQDAPALSILADTGDAEEPILRRSSTDTDDENTMATVDADLSGDAVRWDVYAPGARHPHYRFEGLHPLQDSRFISRG, from the coding sequence ATGACAACCACCACATCCCCCTTATCCTGGCTGGACGCGCATGGGTCGCACCACGAAATCGGCTTGGCCCTGGGGCGCTGGGGCGCCGATGCCTGCCGGCGCCACCTGATCCATTCCCAGGCATGGGCCCAGGTCATGGAATATCGCCACCACCCCGGGATCCCGGCCTTGCGGGCGCTGCTGCACCACAGCTTCCCCTGGGTCGAACACGAGCTTGCCGGCCTGGCCGATGGTCTGGGGCTGGCCCATGAGGACGTATTTCTCTGGAACTGCCGAGGCGATCTCTGGGCGCATGCACCGGATGGTTGCACCACCGTGCTGGCCCCCCAAAGGCTCAGTCACAACGAAGACGGCGACCCGGGCTTCACGGGGGCCTGCGGGCTGGCCAGGGTCCGGCCTATCGATGCGCCCGCCTTCATTTCCTTCATCTACCCGGGCTCGCTGCCCGGGCACACTTTCGCCGTCAACCACGCGGGTCTGGTCATTACGGTCAACAACATCCGGGCGCGCCGCGCCGATTTTACGGGTCTGCCGCGCATGGTGCTGACACGCGCCCTGCTGGCCACGCAGACCCCGTCACAGGCGGTTGCCCTGCTGCAATCCCACGCCCGCATGGGGGCGTTTCACCTGGGCATCGGCCAGATCGCCACCGCCTGCACCTGGAGCGTCGAATTCAGCCAGACGGCCGTTTCCGTCCAGCCGGTGCGGCAGGCTCGCCGCATCCATGCCAACCATGCCATCCACGAGGCACAACGGACACTGCCACAGGTCATCACGGCGTCGTCCGCCCATCGTCAGGCCAGGGGCGAGACCCTGCTGGCCCAGGATGCGCCCGCACTGAGCATCCTGGCGGATACCGGGGACGCGGAAGAACCCATCCTGCGGCGCTCATCCACCGACACGGATGACGAAAACACGATGGCCACGGTCGACGCGGACCTATCGGGCGACGCCGTGCGCTGGGACGTCTATGCCCCAGGCGCGCGCCACCCGCACTACCGGTTCGAGGGGTTGCACCCCTTGCAGGACTCGCGGTTTATTTCACGCGGCTGA
- a CDS encoding MurR/RpiR family transcriptional regulator yields the protein MSAPHSPDELIQFIQSQYADLSPQFQAGARYLIDHPAQVSTLSARKVATLAGVQPATLVRLAQHLGYAGWEALKSVFTRALQQHPGSYAARAQSLIDSSEPAQTAWLNAAQQQSRNLMALEPANRSALDSAVTQLLGASRIVIAGFRSSYPPAFSLCYLCSLFRPDVHLLHNAGGTMSLDLHHLQATDAVVLISYTPYSREIIQVAEAAHAQGCAVLALCDSQVAPIALRADHILTFPTQGHSFFPSTVAVQSLVEMLAQQLLVRSGERAIAELSRTEASLQATGAYA from the coding sequence ATGTCCGCCCCACACTCCCCGGACGAACTGATCCAGTTCATCCAGTCGCAGTATGCCGACCTCAGCCCGCAGTTCCAGGCAGGGGCGCGTTATCTGATCGACCATCCTGCCCAGGTCTCGACCTTGTCGGCGCGCAAAGTCGCCACACTGGCCGGCGTACAGCCCGCCACCTTGGTCCGTCTGGCCCAGCACCTGGGCTACGCCGGGTGGGAAGCCTTGAAATCCGTCTTCACCCGCGCGCTGCAACAACACCCCGGTAGTTATGCCGCACGCGCCCAGTCGCTGATCGACAGTTCGGAACCGGCCCAGACCGCCTGGCTGAATGCCGCACAGCAGCAATCCCGCAATCTGATGGCCCTCGAACCCGCCAACCGGAGTGCGCTGGACAGCGCCGTCACTCAGCTGCTGGGGGCCAGCCGCATCGTCATTGCCGGCTTCCGCTCATCCTACCCACCCGCCTTCAGCCTGTGCTATCTGTGCAGCTTGTTCCGCCCGGATGTCCATCTGCTGCACAACGCGGGCGGCACCATGAGCCTGGACCTGCACCACCTGCAAGCCACAGACGCGGTTGTCCTGATCAGCTACACACCCTATTCTCGCGAAATCATCCAGGTAGCCGAAGCGGCCCACGCCCAGGGCTGCGCCGTGCTGGCCCTGTGCGACAGCCAAGTCGCGCCCATCGCGCTGCGCGCCGACCACATCCTGACCTTTCCGACGCAGGGGCATTCCTTCTTTCCGTCAACGGTCGCGGTGCAGTCCCTGGTCGAGATGCTGGCGCAGCAACTCCTGGTCCGCAGCGGCGAACGGGCCATCGCCGAGCTGTCGCGCACCGAAGCCAGCCTGCAGGCAACCGGCGCCTACGCCTGA
- a CDS encoding carboxymuconolactone decarboxylase family protein, producing the protein MARIDYANLNHGPAAALAQRIIAERGSVLHLYQMLLHSPSVAEGWLTYLTAIRQKSGLDGALRELVIMRIAHLNHAPYEADQHAPIALAEGLRQGQLDALASEALPEGLFDARQSATLAYADVMTRSVQVPDAVFDALRPHFSEPDLVELTATIAAYNMVSRFLEALQIHSGDDR; encoded by the coding sequence ATGGCCCGAATCGATTACGCAAACCTGAATCATGGCCCTGCGGCGGCCCTGGCGCAACGCATCATCGCCGAGCGCGGCAGCGTGCTGCATCTGTATCAGATGCTGTTGCACAGCCCCTCTGTGGCGGAAGGCTGGCTGACCTATCTGACGGCGATCCGCCAAAAATCGGGACTGGACGGCGCCTTGAGAGAACTGGTGATCATGCGCATCGCCCACTTGAACCATGCTCCCTACGAGGCCGATCAGCATGCGCCGATCGCGCTGGCCGAAGGGCTGCGGCAGGGCCAGCTGGATGCGCTGGCATCCGAGGCGCTGCCCGAAGGCCTGTTCGATGCGCGGCAATCCGCGACATTGGCCTACGCGGATGTCATGACGCGGTCGGTGCAGGTGCCCGACGCGGTGTTCGACGCATTGCGGCCGCATTTCTCCGAACCGGACCTAGTCGAACTGACAGCCACGATCGCCGCCTACAACATGGTGTCCCGGTTTCTGGAGGCGCTCCAGATCCATTCGGGGGATGATCGGTGA
- a CDS encoding Fic family protein — protein sequence MSVAELQSIVDIVAGHPQGIGIAAIEAALVRRLGAAPHRRTLQRRLQKLVHDQQLKTEGESIALVYRPVSVAPMSGMAIQFPAVGPNSWLSLEEPSDESYIPVSPDGQAIRDRISLPLVRRRPVGYRREFLDQYQPGVTFYLPESLRRQLHAIGRTPADQRPAGTYARDILARLLVDLSWASSRLEGNTYSRLDTQNLIELGQVAQGKDAFETQMILNHKAAIEMLVESADDIGFDSFTFQNLHAVLSQELLADPDSCGRLRRRPVDISGTVFHPLAFPQVIQECFTLLLAKAAAVPDPFEQAFFLMVQLPYLQPFDDVNKRVSRVGANIPLIRNNLCPLSFIDVPDRAYINGTLGVYELNQPALLRDVFVWAYERSCQRYLAITQGMVAPDPIKIKYRESLIQAVQDVVRCLQDPVPSVLEKLAVQYAPPQDQAVFADMLGDALSHLHEGSIVRYRLRRAEFLAWQQRKI from the coding sequence ATGTCGGTTGCGGAACTCCAGTCTATCGTGGATATCGTTGCCGGTCACCCGCAGGGGATTGGCATTGCCGCCATCGAGGCGGCGCTCGTGCGGCGGCTTGGTGCCGCTCCCCATCGCCGAACGCTGCAGCGTCGCCTGCAAAAGCTCGTGCACGATCAGCAGCTGAAAACCGAGGGCGAAAGCATCGCGCTGGTGTATAGGCCAGTTTCTGTGGCGCCCATGTCAGGTATGGCCATCCAGTTTCCCGCAGTCGGCCCCAACAGTTGGTTGTCGCTGGAAGAGCCGTCAGATGAATCTTATATCCCGGTATCGCCCGATGGACAGGCTATCCGGGATCGGATCAGCTTGCCTCTGGTCCGACGCCGCCCTGTCGGTTATCGGCGGGAATTCCTGGATCAGTATCAACCTGGGGTCACCTTTTATTTGCCAGAATCGCTGCGGCGCCAGCTGCACGCCATCGGCCGGACCCCGGCGGACCAGCGTCCGGCCGGCACCTATGCCCGCGATATTCTGGCGCGCCTGCTGGTGGACCTATCATGGGCCTCTTCCCGTCTCGAGGGCAATACCTATAGCCGCCTGGATACGCAGAATCTGATCGAACTAGGCCAGGTTGCGCAAGGCAAGGATGCCTTCGAGACCCAGATGATCCTGAATCACAAGGCTGCAATCGAAATGTTGGTCGAGTCAGCCGATGACATTGGGTTTGATTCCTTCACGTTTCAGAATCTTCATGCAGTTCTGTCGCAGGAACTGCTGGCCGATCCCGATTCATGCGGGCGTCTGCGCCGGCGTCCGGTGGATATTTCCGGCACGGTCTTTCATCCTCTGGCGTTCCCGCAGGTGATTCAGGAATGCTTTACTTTGCTGTTGGCCAAGGCGGCTGCCGTGCCGGATCCGTTCGAACAGGCGTTCTTTCTGATGGTGCAGCTGCCATATCTGCAGCCTTTTGACGATGTCAATAAACGCGTGTCGCGTGTAGGGGCCAATATCCCGCTGATCCGTAATAACTTGTGCCCCTTGTCCTTCATCGATGTGCCGGATCGCGCCTACATCAATGGGACGCTGGGCGTGTACGAACTCAACCAGCCTGCGCTATTGCGAGACGTGTTTGTCTGGGCTTACGAACGTTCCTGTCAGCGGTATCTGGCGATCACTCAGGGGATGGTGGCCCCAGACCCGATCAAGATCAAATACCGGGAATCGTTGATTCAGGCCGTGCAGGATGTCGTCCGATGCCTGCAGGATCCTGTTCCATCGGTTCTGGAAAAGCTGGCCGTCCAGTATGCACCCCCTCAGGATCAGGCTGTGTTTGCGGACATGCTGGGCGATGCCCTGAGCCATCTGCACGAGGGCAGCATTGTGCGGTATCGGCTGCGGCGGGCTGAATTCCTGGCCTGGCAACAGCGGAAAATATGA
- a CDS encoding cob(I)yrinic acid a,c-diamide adenosyltransferase: protein MSIRVSIVSTRTGDDGTTGLGDKTRVPKDAPRITALGNVDELNSAIGVWRTHDLPEDVDTLLSRIQNDLFDLGGELCIPGWTALNDAHILRLDEALAHYNAGLGPLQEFILPGGCPAAAQAHMARTIARRAERSVVTLAHTESVNPPVLHYLNRLSDLCFVLARHLNRESKAPDVLWMRQDTK from the coding sequence ATGTCGATTCGCGTTTCCATCGTATCCACCCGCACCGGGGACGACGGCACCACCGGCCTGGGCGACAAAACCCGGGTACCGAAGGACGCCCCGCGCATCACCGCCCTGGGTAACGTCGATGAGCTGAACAGCGCCATCGGTGTCTGGCGCACGCACGATCTGCCCGAAGATGTGGACACCCTGCTGAGCCGCATCCAGAATGACCTGTTCGACCTTGGCGGCGAACTGTGCATCCCAGGCTGGACCGCACTGAACGACGCACACATCCTGCGCCTGGACGAAGCCCTGGCGCACTACAACGCGGGGCTGGGCCCGCTGCAGGAGTTCATCCTGCCAGGCGGCTGCCCGGCAGCGGCCCAGGCCCACATGGCCCGCACCATCGCCCGCCGCGCGGAGCGGTCCGTCGTCACCCTGGCCCACACAGAGTCCGTCAACCCGCCAGTCCTGCACTACCTGAACCGGCTATCGGACCTGTGCTTCGTGCTGGCCCGCCACCTGAATCGCGAATCCAAAGCCCCCGACGTTTTATGGATGAGGCAGGACACGAAATAG
- a CDS encoding GNAT family N-acetyltransferase — translation MPTSIPGYLLRPATESDIPAIHSLMVEMATFEKLTDIFKATHDSLRASFFGDEPAARCLVITTEEAPGTAIAYIMWFHNYSSFLDRRGLYLEDVYISPDHRGRGLGGWVLKHLAALAIELGCGRFEWVVLDWNQNAIDFYKHHGGEILDDWRVVRVTGEALQRLATQD, via the coding sequence TTGCCCACTTCCATTCCCGGCTATCTCCTGCGGCCCGCCACCGAATCCGACATCCCGGCCATCCACAGCCTGATGGTCGAAATGGCCACCTTCGAGAAGCTGACCGACATCTTCAAGGCGACCCATGACAGCCTGCGCGCCAGCTTCTTTGGCGACGAGCCGGCCGCGCGCTGCCTGGTCATCACGACCGAGGAAGCCCCCGGCACCGCCATCGCCTACATCATGTGGTTTCACAACTATTCCAGCTTCCTGGACCGTCGCGGGCTGTACCTGGAAGACGTCTATATTTCGCCCGACCATCGCGGACGCGGCCTGGGCGGCTGGGTGCTCAAGCACCTGGCAGCGCTGGCGATCGAGCTGGGCTGCGGGCGCTTCGAGTGGGTCGTGCTGGACTGGAACCAGAACGCCATCGATTTCTACAAGCACCATGGCGGCGAGATCCTGGACGACTGGCGCGTGGTGCGCGTCACGGGCGAAGCCCTGCAGCGCCTGGCCACGCAGGACTGA
- a CDS encoding copper-binding protein, whose translation MRFSYPFSRHPAAALRVALSRSWHGGWLVLPVLAAALPVQVAQAQPVQAQATGQVVRIDAAAGKIAIRHGAIGKLDLPAMTLVYHVAPALLKGIAVGDRVDFTAERTGGQYRLTELKKD comes from the coding sequence ATGCGTTTTTCTTACCCGTTCAGTCGTCACCCTGCCGCCGCGTTGCGGGTGGCGTTGTCCCGGTCCTGGCATGGGGGATGGCTGGTGTTGCCGGTCCTGGCGGCGGCGCTGCCCGTCCAGGTGGCGCAGGCCCAGCCGGTCCAGGCTCAGGCCACTGGCCAGGTCGTGCGCATCGACGCGGCAGCCGGCAAGATCGCGATCCGCCATGGCGCCATCGGCAAACTGGATCTACCGGCCATGACGTTGGTGTACCACGTCGCCCCCGCGCTGCTGAAGGGGATCGCGGTCGGGGACCGGGTGGATTTCACAGCCGAACGGACTGGCGGCCAGTATCGATTGACTGAACTGAAAAAAGACTGA
- the hslU gene encoding ATP-dependent protease ATPase subunit HslU encodes MSATTMTPKEIVSELDKNIVGQEKAKRSVAVALRNRWRRQQVAEPLRHEIVPKNILMIGPTGVGKTEIARRLARLANAPFIKIEATKFTEVGYVGRDVDTIVRDLVDVAVKQTRETEMRRVRAQAEDAAEDRILDALLPPPRNAHGEPEREENNTRQVFRKRLREGKLDDTMIDIEVAQTPAHMEIMAPPGMEEMTEQLRGMFAGLSQGKTKSRKITVKEAFRLLTEEEAGRRVNEEEIRTRAVTLAEQQGIVFLDEIDKIAARQETGGADVSRQGVQRDLLPLVEGTSVNTKYGMVHTDHILFIASGAFHLSRPSDLIPELQGRFPIRVELDSLTAEDFVRILSATDASLTKQYSALMATEDVTLDFTEDGIRRLAELAFEVNERTENIGARRLYTVMEKLLEDLSFEAASPGADTVVIDAAYVNGKLSEAAGNQDLARYVL; translated from the coding sequence ATGTCCGCCACCACCATGACCCCAAAAGAAATCGTCTCGGAACTGGACAAGAACATCGTCGGCCAGGAAAAGGCAAAGCGTTCCGTCGCCGTCGCGCTGCGCAACCGCTGGCGCCGCCAGCAGGTGGCCGAGCCGCTGCGCCACGAAATCGTCCCGAAGAACATCCTGATGATCGGCCCCACCGGCGTGGGCAAAACTGAAATTGCCCGCCGCCTGGCACGCCTGGCCAACGCGCCCTTCATCAAGATCGAAGCCACCAAATTCACCGAAGTGGGCTACGTCGGCCGCGACGTGGACACCATCGTGCGCGATCTGGTGGACGTGGCCGTCAAGCAGACCCGCGAAACCGAAATGCGCCGCGTGCGCGCCCAGGCCGAGGACGCCGCCGAGGACCGCATCCTGGACGCCCTGCTGCCGCCGCCGCGCAACGCCCATGGCGAGCCCGAGCGCGAGGAAAACAACACCCGCCAGGTGTTCCGCAAGCGCCTGCGCGAAGGCAAGCTGGACGACACGATGATCGACATCGAGGTCGCCCAGACCCCGGCGCACATGGAAATCATGGCGCCCCCGGGCATGGAGGAAATGACCGAGCAGCTGCGCGGCATGTTCGCCGGCCTGTCCCAGGGCAAGACCAAATCGCGCAAGATCACGGTCAAGGAAGCCTTCCGGCTGCTGACCGAGGAAGAAGCCGGCCGCCGCGTCAACGAGGAAGAAATCCGCACCCGGGCTGTCACGCTGGCCGAACAGCAAGGCATCGTCTTCCTGGATGAGATCGACAAGATCGCCGCCCGCCAGGAAACCGGCGGGGCGGATGTCTCGCGCCAGGGGGTGCAACGCGATCTGCTGCCGCTGGTCGAGGGCACCAGCGTCAACACCAAATACGGCATGGTGCACACCGACCACATCCTGTTCATCGCCTCGGGGGCCTTCCATCTGTCGCGTCCGTCGGACCTGATCCCGGAATTGCAGGGGCGCTTTCCCATCCGCGTCGAACTCGATTCCCTGACCGCCGAGGACTTCGTGCGCATCCTGAGCGCCACCGACGCGTCGCTGACCAAGCAGTACAGCGCCCTCATGGCCACGGAAGACGTCACGCTGGATTTCACCGAGGACGGCATCCGCCGCCTGGCGGAACTGGCCTTCGAGGTCAACGAACGCACCGAGAACATCGGCGCGCGCCGCCTGTATACCGTCATGGAAAAGCTGCTGGAGGACCTGTCCTTCGAGGCGGCCAGCCCGGGCGCCGATACCGTGGTGATCGACGCCGCCTACGTGAATGGCAAACTGTCCGAGGCCGCGGGCAATCAGGATCTGGCCCGCTACGTGCTGTAA
- the hslV gene encoding ATP-dependent protease subunit HslV, with amino-acid sequence MEQFHATTIVCVRRGNEVALGGDGQVTLGNIVIKGTARKIRRLYHDKVLAGFAGATADAFTLQERFESKLEKYQGHLMRAAVELTRDWRTDRVLRRLEAMLIVADQEHTLILTGSGDVLEPEHGIAAIGSGGAYAQSAARALLDSTDMTPTEIVKKSLEIAGDLCIYTNQNHVVETL; translated from the coding sequence ATGGAACAATTTCACGCCACCACCATCGTCTGCGTCCGGCGCGGCAACGAAGTCGCCCTGGGTGGAGACGGCCAGGTCACCCTGGGAAACATCGTCATCAAGGGCACCGCCCGCAAGATCCGCCGCCTGTACCATGACAAGGTGCTGGCGGGCTTTGCCGGGGCGACGGCCGACGCCTTCACCCTGCAGGAACGCTTCGAATCGAAACTGGAAAAATACCAGGGCCACCTGATGCGCGCCGCGGTCGAACTGACCCGGGACTGGCGCACCGACCGGGTGCTGCGCCGCCTGGAAGCCATGCTGATCGTGGCGGACCAGGAACACACCTTGATCCTCACGGGCAGCGGCGACGTTCTGGAACCCGAACACGGCATCGCAGCCATCGGATCCGGGGGCGCCTATGCGCAATCGGCTGCCCGCGCCCTGCTGGATTCCACCGACATGACCCCCACGGAAATCGTCAAGAAATCCCTGGAAATCGCCGGAGACCTGTGCATCTACACCAACCAGAACCACGTTGTCGAAACACTATAG
- the dksA gene encoding RNA polymerase-binding protein DksA — translation MASKSGTKTPAKLLTEKELLAMPEQDYMNEAQLAFFRDRLHQLEHEILTNAGATTENLRETQYVPDPADRATIEEEHALELRTRDRERKLLKKVQQSIARIDSGEYGWCEETGEPIGIARLLARPTATLSLEAQERREMRQKLYGD, via the coding sequence ATGGCTAGCAAATCCGGCACCAAAACCCCTGCCAAGCTTCTGACCGAAAAAGAACTGTTGGCGATGCCCGAACAGGACTACATGAACGAAGCACAGCTGGCGTTCTTTCGCGATCGTCTGCATCAGCTCGAACATGAAATCCTGACCAACGCGGGCGCCACCACCGAAAACCTGCGTGAAACGCAGTACGTGCCCGATCCGGCCGACCGCGCCACCATCGAAGAGGAACACGCACTGGAATTGCGCACGCGCGACCGCGAACGCAAGCTGCTGAAGAAAGTCCAGCAGTCCATTGCCCGCATCGATTCAGGCGAATATGGCTGGTGCGAGGAAACCGGCGAACCCATCGGCATCGCCCGCCTGCTGGCACGCCCCACGGCCACCCTGTCCCTCGAGGCACAGGAACGCCGCGAAATGCGGCAAAAGCTCTACGGCGACTGA